From the Octopus sinensis linkage group LG3, ASM634580v1, whole genome shotgun sequence genome, the window aattaaataattcatagatttagtcaataatattcttataaTTAATTGGAGCTCTACTTGTTTAATACTAATTACTCTTGGCAACAAATTTGTTTCACCCTGGGCTCATCTGAGATAGCTAAatggatgactgaaacaagtcaccTTCTTATTCCTCACACAGCCAAAGCATATACCCTCAACACCTCTAAATAGTATGCACATAGTTGTGTTGCATTAGTGTAATAAAAGAACACTGCTTacaattccttgaagaaatcaccCATCACTGCAAAGCTTAGTTCAGACCTCCTTCCTACCACACCTCAACCAAGATGGTTCAACTAGCAGTACAACCTCATAATAACCTCCACACTTGCTTCACCTCCAACCCACCACAACATTCACTCAACAGAACTCTTACaaattcctcctcctcattcAATCTCATCCCATGTGTGAAAACTGCCCTAATCACTCCAACCCAACAAGATGACTGGTCTTGGTGTCTTTTCATCAATTTCTGTATATAGGAGTGTAGTTCAATTTTTGGAAACCTGTTGCAATGTGTGTCGCCTATATACATTTTCAGCGTATCTAAGACAATGAAAACAGTTGTTAATAATCATTACCTTCAATTTCTCTTATTCTTTGGTAACTAGTAGTATGAATTCTGTTGAACCAGAACTCAGACTGTGCCACTTATCAATGGTCCACCTTACTCTTCAGAGATTCAGTGAAAGTAATGTTGCATTTGACATCAAAGGTTTCTGTTATGTTTGACATAACTTTTAAACAAGGCTGACTTCCTATTGTGTCTTTCACTTGAATTGGAAGCTTTCTGTTGGACTATAGCATTGGAGCCATATTCTATAAGCTTCACTATTCTCCAAGAATCAGTATTGCCACCTGCTTTCTACTTTCTTTGTATTAATAACTTATTAGCTTGAGCATCAAATACgcctatgcagatgatacaaccaTTCAATTCTCCTTAAGCTTTGGCATAAAGGTCTCCTCTACATACAACCTAAACACCTTACACTAAACATAAATTGAATCTATGAATTAACACGGAGAAAATCTTTTTGCAGCAGCATGGCAGACAATCTACTCTCAACAGCACAAGCTCATCACCACACATATCTTGGAAACAGTCTAGTTCAGTGCCCCTGGTTATAAGCAACATACACCTCAAACTTTCAGTGTCACTGCTGACATTGCTTCACAATTTCTGATGAGCTCTCATGGTGACCTTACAATTGTAACATTACAAGTTGATTTGCTAAAAAATAAGACACCTTAATAGAACCTGGAAATTTATCAGCTCTAATCACTTGCTGATCTTTGAGACAGCTCAGATAACACTTAAATTGCAAGTATTGCACATCACATATCTGGAATTGTGCTGCTACCATTTCATACTTTAATGACCTAGATCACATCCAAAAGAAGGCTGATTAGCAAAGATTTAATTAGCAACAGACTTCAACCACTTGCTTACAGATGCACATTTTATTCTGTCATTTCTACTTTTTCTATTGCAACTACAAACTACTGCAATGGGTTCTGCTTCTCTGACACAGCTAACTGCATATCATATCTTCACCAtcacatggcttggtggttagggtgttgaacttatgatcataagattgttgtttcaattcctggactgggcaacatgttgtgttattgagcaaaacactttgttttgcattgttccagttcactcagctggcaaaatctCAGTAATCTTGCTACAGatcagtgtcccatccaggtggggaatttatatgctATGGAAACTGAAAAACTCGCCCTTGTGGATCAGCATGACTCAAGAAGGCAACTTTACTTACCATCTCTCTTCATTTTCTCTGATCCCTGAGCTCTTTTTCCAGACCTTGCTCCCCAACAATAATGGTCCTCTGGAATTCCTTCCCCACCTACATTTCACTACAATCCCCAACTTACAGGTGTTCAAACTGAAAGACAACTACAAAGTCATCAGTCTGGGAGTGTCTGCAGAAGTGATGGCCACtgactgagcagacttatgattaaaggtGTTCTTGCTATGACCACCTCAACTTATTTTCCGATGTAGTTtgtctatttatattatttttctttttatgacaGTGTGATgtaatttgatggaaatttgtcTGCTACTTCTAGTATACGGGCTCCCTTATTGGCTTCTGTAgctgcattttcttttttattggatTTTTGAGATATGGAAATCCAAAATGATTTCATGCTGATGTAAattaatataactaattttttaatgttatttttattgtatctttCTAGTGTATTGTCCAGTCTTATTTGCAATGGCTGCAGGACAGTGACTACAATCCACTGTGTACACTTTGTAACAAAGGTTTAGCTGAAGATGACTCTGGTGATTGTGTCAGATTAGTTTGTTATGGTATGTATatggtattatttttattttgttattgtcatcatcattcattacatccatttttttccatgctggcatgggttagatgaaataTGTTgtaacagattttctatggctggatgctcttccagtcgCAGCTTCCAAACTGCTTTTCAAGTGagttatttttcattccatttgtcTGTAATGTGTTGTTGCTGCGATGACAGTTAGACAATGTGTTGAATACTATTATTCCATTTACCAAAATTGCTTTGGCTATCATGCTGCATAGTATTATTtctgataattttattttataaacatttgtCAGATGTACACCTGCAACTCTAGTAGTTCTTTATTTTGTCTAGAAATCATGTGGCAAGTTTCTTGCAGGTTTAGTAAAAGTTTGCCAAAAATACTTGAAGTAGTCCTAATATCATTCTGCAGCATCACTGTTAGATAGTTCTGTAAATTCTGATATTTCCCCAACTTAAAGAAGCAATAGTTTAAATTTGACTTAATGCTGGCAAAAAATGAAATGGAAGTGTGACTATTTCCAGCTACATTAACAGAAATAACTTGTATTTAGCCTCATAAGATAGAAATCCAACCATAATctgtttattcttaattttaagATTTTATGTTGTGATTGATGAACAATAGCATTATTGGTTACAGGTTGTCAATAGGCTACACACTATTTCATTGTATCATGGTGACCGTGTTGAGGAATTATTTTATTCATGGGTCTCTTTCAGATTCTCTCTACTAAATCAACTaaaaaggctttggttaacctggggctatagtaaaagatacttgcccagggcACTATTCTGTGAGACTCaatctgaaaccacatgattgcataACTAACTTCCTAAtctcacagccatacctgtacctatatatgtcaCCAATATATATTGccaaatgacacacacatatgacaggcttctacacCATCTCTGTCTGCCAAatacacttacaaggcattgatcaacccAAAGATATGTTAGAAGATATTTCTCAAGATGTGTACTTgtcattattacttttgttatgcaatccaataaaaaataatcaaatgacagattttgtttattttatttttagatgtttTTCATTGGGATTGTTTAAATCAATATGCTTTAAAAATGCCACCAAATACAGCACCAGCTGGCTACAGCTGTCCGACATGCAAACATGGTATTTTCCCTGCCAGTAATTTGATGTCCCCTGTTGCTGAATCCCTAAGGCAGGTGCTAAAAACAGTAAACTGGGCCCGTGCTGGCCTTGGCCTCCCTTTGGTTAGTACAatgtatttttcattattgacaATTGTAATTGTTAACTGTTTCTTAAATGCTGTAGTTCAGTCTTTTAATTGATCAATAATATGTCAGTATGTCAAAATAGTTTTAAGATGTTTCGTAATGAAGTTATCAAAGTTTACTTCTGACAATTTTcaagataaatgaaatgaaaatcattTGAAGTAAtaaagttgggttttttttttattttttttttttcaatgctgtGTCAACTTTTCTATAGTAGTATGATTAAAGTagcatttttgaaaatttctttatttgtgtgtatgtgcttacgtGTATGACAAGAAGTATAGAGACTGGTAGATTAAGTGAATTTTGTATAACAATTTAGAAATGATACAACAATGACATagcaattagaaataattataaagcagctatataacaattatttaaaaagttgtttatttatttgtcaacAGATCAAGGAAGAAAGTCAGTCATCCAGCAAACACCTTTCTGAAAATGTGCATTCTTCCTCACCTCTGACAATCCACTCTACCTCAGTGAATGTCCCAACAGTTCACAGTCCTACTGATGCAAAGAAGTCTAGTCCTCAGTATACTCGTCCAAGTGCACAAGTTAGTCCTTACACTAGTACACCAACTCTTGCATCTTCATCAGCATCTACACATAGTATTATCAATCTGGATCCTGGCACAACAGCCAGAGGAGAAAAAGGACTTTTTAATAGTAAGTAATGATTTTTACATACTTTTCAGTAGTAGTTCATATCTTCATCATAGTGTACATAACTCTGAAATACTTGTATGCTAAATAAGTAATGTCATTGGAGTTTGGAAATAAAACTTACCAAATTGCTACTCACTCACTTACCCCCTCTTCCTAACACATCTTCACTCTATCTTTTCTCATCACCTGACACAAAGACAACCCCTTCAATACTAAAGCCCCTTGGTTGTGGGTCtcgttttgcaagttacttggtgacctcacttgtgtcagtgccacataaaaagcacccagtacactttataaagtggttggtgttaggaagagcaaccagccatagaaactataccaaagcagACTTTGGGgtttggcacagtcctctggcttatcagctcctgttgaaccatccaacccataccagcatggaaaacatactaAATGATGAGATTCGTGATAGCTAATGTTATCCAtgttcattaaatatttaaatagaaataataatgtgatgatactttttggttttttaattaaaaaatttgaatCATAGATTTTACAGgaatttgttcatttgttttatgccttttttttctgtgcttgcatgaatTGGGTGAATATGTTATTTGagacattgttttacagctggatgctcttctaagCTCATTTATTTCACACAGCTTCAAAAGCTTGAAGTCCTtggatgatttgttgacaggagaAACTGACTACACTACCACCTACTGCACTTTTGTATGAGCAATTgccaatgtaaacaaacatatacacacgcacacgcaacttTGGTTGGGCCATATCTGTATcaaaaggcacttgtccaaggtaccatgcagtgagactaaaccccaaatgctgtgattgagaagcaaatttctcaaccacacagccttgTTTGAGTCAATACCATTTCTTAGATTTaaattgtcttttgttttatgtttgaagAAGTTTATCATATTCCTCATTGATGCtttcatattaaataatgtagCTCTACATATCTTTAAAAAGACAAGATATTTGTTGCTAGAAAGccttgatcataagtctactcaGTTTGGGTTAACCTGGCAGGGAAAcatgttttgaattattcagtTTGGTATTCTCACATGAAAAAAatgtggcacatgaaaaaacattcaagcgaggtcattgccagtgccactggactggctcctgagcaggtggcacgtaaaaagcaccatttgggcgtagCCGTTGCCACTTGActagcccttgtgccggtggcacgtaaaagcacccattacactcttggagtggttggcattaggaagggcatccagctgtagaaactctaccagatcagattggagcctggtgcagccatctggttcgccagtcctcagtaaatcgtccaacccatgctagcattgaaagcggacgttaaaatatgatgaataataatatcaaaaaataccttaggaatgagaaatttccccaagacaccttatgaaggctggagggaatatcagccgaaacgttctgttaacaacaaataagatgaggacaaatatctgtcaaatgtaaatagtgtacaaaATTcaacatctcttaaatatagaactattttttcttctctttttcattaTTTAAGGTCCTAGAAAGTTATTTGACTCTACAAAAGATGATGTTTTCAATATGTCACATGACCATGATGAAGACAAATACAGAAGACGGCCTGCTCTCAGTTGGTTAGCAAGACTTTTTAAGTAAGTATTAATTTATTGTCACTAAAACTAAGAAGAGAATCAAATACAGTATGCTGTCACTAGATCTCAGAATCAGAACTGTAAGGTATAAACTAACTGAATACTCAtcattttaagtaaaattattgaTGTAAATGTTTCCTAGTACACTATTTAGCTTCAATCTCAAAACATTAACATTTTCAAatgatctggtacttattctttagaaATATGTAAACTAAGGCTCAAAGAATGCTTCATGCTGTCTACTGATACAAAGTCCAGTAGCATTTAACTCATTACAGAATcctctacatgctagaaataataaccaaatcttcctcatacAAAGCCTTACCATTAAAATGTGACTAACATTGTTTTAGATACACTGAAAATAAAGATAGGGataatcatggctggaatgtctttgattataggtctgcttgattaGCATTGGTTAGGGTTAAACCTATTTCTCTTATGCATTCAACCATTTTGCCTTTACTCATATTTTGGCCACAGAAGTGCAACAGTCTCCTGTTGACTCACCATACATGAAGAAGTTGTAATGTATTATACTAGACAGCACAAAACTAGACAGAAAAACATTAGTAGACTACAAATCTATACTTTACATAATTCCCTACAAAACATAGATTAAACATGATGGAACTAATATTCATAACAcaggaaaatgctaaaataaacgCACAGACGACAAGCACCAGTTGCCGACTAATGACATATGTATCAAAATTCAAATCTCAGTGGTCACCATACATCAATCACATTGGATAATggtgatcataggtctgctcaatcagggctaaCTTGAAGCTAAACAATGCCTTCAGCTCTGAGAAAGTAGCCCCATTTCCTTGCAAAAGGCAAAAGATAAGAAAGTAAACTCTGTTAGAAAATCAAGATAGCTGAAAGAGGACCTGGGGCATCTAGACAGCCCAAGATTTCAAAAGTAAGAAAAGTTGCCATTCATACTAGCTTTGAAAAAAAGCTGATaaaaagttgtaaatatataatgtatattggtCAGACAGTTTGCAATATAATTCTGCTAATATATAAGCCTTGAGTTCTAGTTCTGCCACAGGTTTTGTGCTTTGGGGCTTAAGTACATAGTCTCAGTTTGCtgttctgaaaatatttattctttctctccATAGTTAAGAGATAAAAATGAAAGCTATTGGAGTTGAATTCTAGTTCttgcaaatattttaatttattgaaaaacaaaatgataatgaCATTAGATGGAATACCAGTCAAGTCTTCCTCAAAACGCACTTTactatctgaaaaaaaaagtgggcGGTAGGGAACATATTAACTATATTTTCACTATGTCACTGACCATGATGAAGACAAATACAGATGACAGACTGCTCTCATTTGGTTAGTGAAACTTTATAAGTAGATATTATTGGTTTTGTCACCAACTAACAATAGCCCAAGATTTGCAGATTTCCAGTATGTATTTAACCTGGCTTGAGAGCATTCAAATTGGCCCAAACCTATAATTCATTATGGGAAGAATGGAAGATAAACTTACAGTTGTTAGTTAACCcctggtcagctctgatcaagtgcATCAATGATCAAAAttgttccagccttgaccatcccatcttttattcaaacaGAATATTCTAgggttacattatctaatgtgttccttTGTTTAAGaatgtagggtgtgatttgaggatttgcttgctatttgtagcaggtcaaGTGATTATGTAGAGGCTCTctctccttggtttggattggaGTTGTTAGTAATAAGAGGTGCATGTAGTTATAGTCATAATTTGACCTAAAAATAAGTTTAGCTGGCATAGAAAACTGAATAATGTAAATTAGCAGTAAGATATATGAGGATTTGGATGTGTTGTGATCATAGTAAATACTTGATGATGACTCACAAGTAATGAGACAAATAGTAGATATTATATCGGTGTTAAGGAAGGATTATTTTCATGATAAAATTGTTGGaagtatgaaatattttcttt encodes:
- the LOC115209207 gene encoding zinc finger protein-like 1, with the translated sequence MGLCKCPKKKVTNLFCFEHRVNVCEHCLVANHPRCIVQSYLQWLQDSDYNPLCTLCNKGLAEDDSGDCVRLVCYDVFHWDCLNQYALKMPPNTAPAGYSCPTCKHGIFPASNLMSPVAESLRQVLKTVNWARAGLGLPLIKEESQSSSKHLSENVHSSSPLTIHSTSVNVPTVHSPTDAKKSSPQYTRPSAQVSPYTSTPTLASSSASTHSIINLDPGTTARGEKGLFNSPRKLFDSTKDDVFNMSHDHDEDKYRRRPALSWLARLFKTNDSYRSKDPNATMKKFLVVLVIGLIGFITVVMVFSHLGHMATQDDPAFNPLANPNIHVKDQQMPNEEIIQQKVKPFQ